One Apostichopus japonicus isolate 1M-3 chromosome 14, ASM3797524v1, whole genome shotgun sequence genomic window carries:
- the LOC139979462 gene encoding leucine-rich repeat-containing protein 51-like → MTMKPTSEDICPSIDARNEYGPPLDFSFKSLTSFTDVQDENPREGKKKVKKTGEGKICTTAIKFNNNTLTDLNGLSDIIANMLFQPEVLSSVDLSFNDISKIGMEICSYPSIKFLYLHGNGIYQVQEVDKLTSLTNLQDLTLHGNPIVEEGGYRQYVLSKLPGLKNLDFSVVTKADRNDAITWGKMYGKRRRGKKKKSQEDG, encoded by the exons ATGACTATGAAACCTACGTCAGAGGATATATGTCCGTCCATCGATGCACGGAATGAGTATGGACCACCACTTGACTTCTCATTTAAATCGCTCACATCATTCACAG ATGTACAAGATGAGAATCCGAGAGAAGGAAAGAAGAAGGTGAAGAAGACGGGGGAAGGGAAGATATGTACAACGGCGATAAAATTTAATAACAACACCTTGACAGACTTGAATGGTCTCAGCGACATCATAGCTAATATGTTATTCCAACCCGAAGTACTCTCTTCGGTCGACCTATCTTTCAACGACATTTCCAAGATTGGCATG GAAATCTGCAGTTATCCCAGCATCAAATTTCTCTACCTCCACGGCAACGGCATCTACCAGGTACAAGAGGTCGATAAACTGACCAGTCTGACAAACTTACAAGATCTCACGCTACACGGTAATCCAATCGTCGAAGAAGGAGGCTACAGGCAGTACGTCCTCTCCAAATTACCCGGGCTGAAAAACTTGGACTTTAGCGTGGTCACGAAGGCCGATCGGAACGATGCCATCACTTGGGGTAAGATGTACGGTAAGAGGAGACggggaaagaagaagaaaagccAAGAGGATGGATGA